One window of Desulfovibrio sp. TomC genomic DNA carries:
- a CDS encoding NADH:flavin oxidoreductase, whose product MSALPQPDAMAVATPLVINGMRVKNRFVRSATGEGMANVDGSVSDRLEACLKALAVGEVGLVISSHAYVEKRGQARAGQLGVHTPDMEAGIARLARAVHAYGGRFVVQLAHAGSRADSTVTGEPALGPSAPVTPDAPQCRAMVADDLARIEAAFGAAAARCRDAGADGVQIHAAHGYGLSQFLSPRTNQRTGAYGGSLANRARLLLEVLGAIRGRIGRDFPVLAKINCDDFIEGGFTAAESLQVVSWLETAGLDGVELSGGVFESGQRTFSRLGRLAIPEGEAWYRENARAVKAAGVTMPLILVGGIRSLGTCEDLVASGDADLVALSRPFIREPGLVARWLAGDTAPAACVNDNLCFAPARSGQGIYCVTEARKAQRTE is encoded by the coding sequence TTGAGCGCTTTGCCGCAGCCTGACGCCATGGCGGTCGCCACTCCCCTGGTCATCAACGGGATGCGGGTGAAAAACCGCTTCGTACGCTCGGCCACCGGCGAGGGCATGGCCAACGTCGACGGCTCGGTGTCCGACCGTCTGGAAGCCTGCCTCAAGGCCCTGGCTGTGGGTGAGGTGGGCCTGGTCATTTCCAGCCACGCCTATGTGGAAAAGCGCGGCCAGGCCAGGGCCGGCCAGCTTGGCGTCCACACCCCGGACATGGAAGCCGGCATCGCCCGGCTGGCCCGGGCGGTCCATGCCTACGGCGGGCGGTTCGTGGTCCAGCTGGCCCATGCCGGGAGCCGGGCCGACTCGACCGTGACCGGCGAACCGGCGCTTGGTCCCTCGGCCCCCGTGACGCCCGATGCGCCCCAGTGCCGGGCCATGGTGGCCGACGATCTGGCCCGGATCGAGGCGGCTTTCGGGGCGGCAGCGGCCCGTTGCCGCGATGCCGGGGCCGACGGCGTGCAGATCCACGCCGCCCACGGCTATGGCTTAAGCCAGTTTCTGTCCCCCCGCACCAATCAGCGGACCGGGGCCTATGGCGGATCGCTGGCCAATCGGGCGCGGCTGCTGCTTGAGGTCCTGGGAGCCATTCGCGGCCGCATCGGTCGGGATTTCCCGGTGCTGGCCAAGATCAACTGCGACGACTTCATCGAGGGCGGCTTCACGGCCGCTGAAAGCCTCCAGGTCGTGTCCTGGTTGGAGACGGCGGGGCTGGACGGGGTGGAGTTGTCGGGCGGCGTGTTCGAGTCGGGCCAGCGCACGTTTTCCCGTCTCGGTCGTCTGGCCATTCCCGAGGGCGAGGCCTGGTATCGGGAGAACGCCCGGGCGGTCAAGGCCGCCGGCGTGACCATGCCGCTGATCCTGGTCGGCGGCATCCGCAGCCTGGGTACCTGCGAAGACCTTGTGGCCTCAGGCGACGCCGATCTGGTGGCCCTGTCCCGGCCCTTTATCCGCGAACCCGGACTGGTCGCCCGCTGGCTGGCCGGCGATACGGCCCCGGCCGCCTGCGTCAACGACAACCTGTGCTTTGCCCCTGCCCGGTCCGGCCAGGGGATCTACTGCGTCACCGAAGCCCGGAAGGCGCAGCGGACAGAGTAG